One window from the genome of Cyclobacterium amurskyense encodes:
- a CDS encoding glycoside hydrolase family protein, with protein MKELYTTSLFFLLLFSTNGYAQTSLLENLNTPIIFQGNDSVAYRDPAILFHENMFYLFYTIVQSEDGLIYSYTATSKSRDLKNWSPGKIITPKGQHLNYCSPGNVIRFKDEWIISLQTYPRPGLRDKDPVMYGTADARGFIMRSKDLENWSEPELLKVKGPNVKEADMGRMIDLYLVEDKDEKGKWWSFYKQKGVSMSYSYDFKNWTYCCHTKSGENVTVLTENEKYLLFHSPHNGIAIKRSSNLKDWEDWGDLIVLGQKDWEWAKGRISAGTVINLTNNPKVGKYVMFFHGSGPKTEEEGDFDRNASLGISWSNDLINWDWPGKASN; from the coding sequence ATGAAAGAACTCTACACTACTTCACTATTTTTTTTGCTGCTTTTTTCAACAAATGGTTATGCTCAAACTAGCTTATTAGAAAACTTAAATACTCCAATTATTTTCCAAGGCAACGATTCAGTAGCCTATAGAGATCCAGCCATTTTGTTTCATGAGAACATGTTCTATTTGTTTTATACAATAGTACAGTCTGAAGATGGTCTGATATATTCTTATACAGCTACGAGTAAATCCAGAGATTTAAAAAACTGGAGTCCTGGTAAAATTATTACGCCAAAAGGTCAGCATTTAAACTATTGTAGCCCTGGAAATGTAATCCGATTTAAAGATGAATGGATAATTAGCTTACAAACCTATCCTAGACCCGGATTAAGGGACAAAGATCCTGTAATGTATGGAACTGCTGACGCAAGGGGTTTTATTATGCGTAGCAAGGATCTAGAAAACTGGAGCGAACCTGAATTGTTAAAAGTAAAAGGACCAAATGTAAAAGAAGCAGACATGGGTAGGATGATCGATCTCTATTTGGTGGAAGACAAAGATGAAAAAGGAAAATGGTGGAGCTTTTACAAACAAAAAGGCGTAAGCATGTCCTATAGCTATGATTTTAAAAACTGGACCTATTGTTGCCATACCAAATCCGGTGAAAATGTTACCGTTCTTACAGAAAATGAGAAGTATCTATTATTCCATTCTCCACATAATGGCATAGCCATTAAACGATCCTCTAATCTCAAAGACTGGGAGGATTGGGGAGATTTGATTGTCTTAGGTCAGAAGGATTGGGAATGGGCAAAAGGTAGGATTTCCGCAGGAACGGTCATTAACCTCACTAATAATCCAAAGGTGGGGAAATACGTTATGTTCTTTCATGGATCAGGTCCAAAGACAGAGGAGGAAGGAGATTTTGATAGAAATGCCTCTTTGGGTATAAGTTGGAGCAATGACCTGATTAACTGGGACTGGCCCGGGAAAGCTTCGAATTGA
- a CDS encoding SGNH/GDSL hydrolase family protein yields MQVSRRKFFTKLGLTGLTGLSFPRLLSAINSKGRILNNIKGKGLSILFQGDSITDGARTRNQDWNHIMGHGYAYLVSSRLWFDYPKEELMFFNRGISGNKVTDLLDRWQEDTIDLKPDVLSIMIGVNDVVRIISKEYSIEEWEENYKKLLNKTRSELPNTTLILCEPFLLIDDWPIEKAVAWEAIIFKMQVIVLQLAKNYNTIHVELQDQFNLSLQKAPAKYWVWDGVHPMPAGHELIARIWIKEVSKKLDFIGK; encoded by the coding sequence ATGCAAGTATCAAGAAGAAAATTTTTCACAAAACTTGGATTAACAGGATTAACCGGATTGAGTTTTCCAAGACTTCTTTCTGCAATCAATTCCAAAGGAAGGATACTAAATAATATAAAGGGGAAGGGCTTAAGCATCTTGTTCCAAGGCGACTCAATCACTGATGGTGCCCGAACTAGAAACCAAGATTGGAACCACATAATGGGGCATGGTTATGCCTACCTTGTTTCAAGTCGGCTTTGGTTTGATTACCCCAAGGAAGAATTGATGTTTTTCAATAGAGGTATTAGTGGAAATAAAGTTACGGACCTACTTGACCGATGGCAAGAAGACACTATTGACCTTAAGCCTGATGTGCTTAGTATTATGATTGGTGTAAATGATGTGGTTAGAATTATTTCAAAAGAGTATTCTATAGAAGAATGGGAGGAGAACTACAAAAAGCTGTTAAATAAAACAAGAAGCGAACTCCCAAATACTACCCTTATCCTATGTGAACCTTTCTTATTAATTGATGATTGGCCAATAGAAAAAGCAGTGGCTTGGGAGGCTATAATTTTCAAAATGCAAGTAATAGTTCTTCAGTTGGCCAAAAACTATAATACTATCCATGTGGAATTACAAGATCAGTTCAATTTGTCTCTTCAAAAAGCACCTGCCAAATATTGGGTTTGGGATGGTGTACATCCCATGCCCGCTGGTCATGAATTAATTGCCCGGATTTGGATAAAAGAAGTAAGTAAAAAGCTTGATTTTATAGGGAAGTAA
- a CDS encoding nucleoside hydrolase-like domain-containing protein, giving the protein MAKLKNKIGTNHPSHKRKIITMLCTLTIGVLGIVMVSFSHSKNTFHQEDGYLIRTKLDKHAKITGEKNLKQSNESVNLLQEKAKYKPRVINTTDLGADPDDKQSLVRQLVSANEFDIEGLIVSTGCWRKTQSNTDMLDQIVNAYAEVYDNLTVHAEGFPSPEYLKSISIMGQLGYGMSDVGLGKDSPGSELIINAADKDDPRPVWVMGWGGMNTAAQAIWKVRETRSPEAFNTFLSKLRLFDILGQDDSGAWIAKNFPQVFYIRATGVYGWAPSDEYLDNHIQNHGPLGAEYPDRQWATEGDSPAFMHVYPNGLNDPEQIDQGGWGGRFSFAKQEGIRSMSEVKKIKEDAELLFDPYYMYGNTPEKAKAIKKWSNGYNNDFAARMDWSITSKYKDANHHPKAVLNGDKSLKVLISSAKAGSTIALNAKGSIDPDGDELSYNWSFYDEPSSYDGSIIIQDSESPSAKVLIPSDAVGKNIHLILEVHDNGTPNLYAYRRLIVEVQP; this is encoded by the coding sequence ATGGCTAAGTTGAAAAACAAAATTGGCACTAACCATCCTTCTCATAAAAGGAAAATTATTACCATGCTGTGTACACTTACTATAGGCGTATTGGGCATTGTCATGGTAAGTTTTTCACATAGTAAAAATACATTTCATCAAGAAGACGGTTATCTTATCAGAACAAAGTTGGATAAGCATGCTAAAATTACTGGCGAAAAAAATCTCAAGCAATCCAATGAGTCAGTCAACCTTTTACAAGAGAAAGCAAAGTATAAACCTAGGGTCATAAATACTACTGATTTAGGGGCTGATCCCGATGACAAACAATCCTTGGTGAGGCAATTGGTTAGTGCCAATGAATTTGATATTGAAGGCTTGATTGTTTCTACGGGTTGTTGGAGGAAAACCCAAAGTAATACAGATATGCTGGACCAAATTGTCAATGCTTATGCTGAGGTTTACGATAACCTTACCGTTCATGCCGAAGGATTCCCAAGTCCTGAATACCTGAAATCCATTTCAATCATGGGACAATTGGGTTATGGCATGTCTGATGTAGGCTTAGGTAAGGACAGTCCTGGTTCTGAACTTATCATAAATGCAGCTGACAAGGATGACCCAAGACCAGTTTGGGTCATGGGTTGGGGAGGAATGAATACGGCAGCACAAGCCATCTGGAAAGTGCGCGAAACGCGTTCTCCAGAAGCCTTCAATACTTTTCTTAGTAAACTAAGATTGTTTGATATTTTGGGTCAGGATGATTCCGGTGCTTGGATTGCGAAAAATTTCCCGCAAGTATTTTACATCCGTGCTACAGGTGTATATGGTTGGGCCCCTTCAGATGAATATTTAGACAATCACATCCAAAACCATGGGCCTCTTGGTGCTGAATATCCTGATCGCCAATGGGCAACAGAAGGGGACTCACCTGCCTTTATGCATGTTTATCCCAATGGCTTAAATGATCCTGAGCAAATTGATCAGGGAGGCTGGGGTGGTCGCTTTAGTTTTGCGAAGCAAGAAGGTATCAGAAGCATGTCCGAAGTGAAGAAAATAAAAGAGGATGCAGAACTTTTGTTCGATCCCTATTATATGTATGGCAATACTCCGGAAAAGGCCAAAGCAATAAAAAAATGGAGCAATGGCTATAATAATGACTTTGCGGCACGTATGGACTGGAGTATAACAAGTAAATATAAGGATGCAAACCATCATCCAAAGGCAGTGCTGAATGGAGATAAATCACTTAAAGTATTAATAAGTTCTGCTAAGGCAGGATCAACCATTGCTTTAAATGCGAAGGGTTCTATCGATCCTGATGGAGATGAATTGAGCTATAACTGGTCTTTTTATGATGAACCTAGTTCATATGATGGTTCGATAATTATTCAGGACAGTGAATCCCCCTCAGCTAAAGTGCTAATTCCTTCGGATGCTGTTGGTAAGAATATTCACCTTATTTTAGAAGTTCATGACAATGGAACTCCCAATTTATACGCTTACCGTCGCCTTATAGTTGAGGTGCAACCTTAG
- a CDS encoding rhodanese-like domain-containing protein: MDLKKIIKEKTGTIVDVRTPMEFSGGNAEGSINIPLQELEIRKEELKSLKQPLVLCCASGGRSGQATQYLTHQGIECYNGGSWLDVNFYQTQTV, encoded by the coding sequence ATGGATTTAAAAAAAATAATTAAGGAAAAAACAGGTACTATTGTTGATGTCAGAACCCCAATGGAATTCAGTGGTGGCAATGCAGAAGGTTCTATCAATATACCATTACAAGAGTTGGAAATCAGGAAAGAGGAGTTGAAATCCTTGAAGCAACCTTTGGTTTTATGCTGCGCAAGTGGGGGAAGAAGTGGACAAGCCACCCAATATTTAACGCATCAAGGAATTGAATGCTATAATGGTGGCTCTTGGTTGGACGTTAATTTTTATCAAACCCAAACTGTATAA
- a CDS encoding rhodanese-like domain-containing protein, whose product MLNTLKQLFGFGPKVDYNQLLKQGAIILDVRSKGEYQGGHIKGSTNIPVDTLSSNLGRLKDKNKPIITCCASGMRSASAKRILKSKGYNVVHNGGAWNSLQNKIHQ is encoded by the coding sequence ATGTTAAATACACTCAAACAACTCTTCGGTTTTGGACCAAAGGTAGATTACAATCAACTGCTAAAGCAAGGTGCAATTATTTTAGATGTACGCAGCAAAGGTGAATATCAAGGTGGACACATAAAAGGGTCAACCAATATACCTGTAGATACGTTAAGTAGTAATCTAGGTAGGCTCAAAGACAAAAACAAGCCTATTATTACCTGTTGCGCAAGTGGAATGAGAAGTGCTTCTGCAAAAAGAATATTAAAATCAAAAGGTTACAATGTAGTTCACAATGGAGGAGCATGGAACAGTTTGCAAAATAAAATTCATCAATAA
- a CDS encoding Dps family protein — MKTTNQIGLDTAKSKSLAEGLNNLLADYMMFYQNTRGLHWNIKGDKFFELHLKFEELYNDLLLKVDEVAERILTLGATPLHTFDDYKGAAKIKSLKNVSNGKEGVQSILEALETIILEQRELLSLSADADDEGTNALMSDYIREQEKLVWMYSSFLNK, encoded by the coding sequence ATGAAAACAACCAATCAAATCGGACTCGACACTGCTAAAAGTAAATCCTTAGCTGAAGGTTTAAACAATTTACTTGCAGATTATATGATGTTTTACCAAAACACAAGAGGCTTGCATTGGAACATTAAAGGAGACAAGTTTTTCGAATTGCATTTGAAGTTTGAAGAACTTTATAACGACTTACTATTGAAAGTAGATGAAGTTGCAGAGAGGATCTTGACTTTGGGAGCAACACCATTACACACATTTGACGATTACAAAGGAGCTGCTAAAATTAAATCCTTGAAAAATGTATCCAATGGGAAAGAGGGGGTACAATCCATTCTTGAGGCATTAGAAACAATCATATTGGAACAAAGAGAATTGCTATCCCTATCTGCTGATGCAGATGATGAAGGTACCAATGCCTTAATGAGTGATTATATCCGTGAACAGGAAAAGCTGGTGTGGATGTATTCTTCTTTCTTAAATAAATAG
- a CDS encoding AAC(3) family N-acetyltransferase, translated as MEKISTRLQSDLYRLGIRKGDHLLIHSSLNALGRFPNRAETIVKVIIAFLGSEGTLLMPSLSYQTINKSQPIFNEQNTPSCVGGLTEFFRTYPGVKRSIHPTHSVCGIGGKADFLLNDHLKDETPCGPYSPFAKLPLVKGKVMFLGCGTRPNTSMHAVEEKFIPPYLFGEKIDHELQLSNGETLVKTYQRHGFKGFDQRYDRLFNVLEPRDYRIGKVLEAKSVVMESLAIWEKGILYLKQDPFYFVDRAN; from the coding sequence ATGGAAAAAATTTCTACGCGTTTACAATCAGATCTATACCGATTAGGGATACGAAAAGGAGATCATTTATTAATTCATTCATCGCTTAACGCTTTGGGTAGATTCCCCAACCGTGCCGAGACAATTGTCAAAGTTATTATAGCCTTTTTGGGGAGTGAGGGAACACTTTTAATGCCAAGTTTATCCTACCAAACAATTAATAAAAGTCAGCCGATTTTTAACGAACAAAATACACCCTCATGTGTAGGTGGGTTAACAGAGTTTTTCAGGACTTATCCTGGTGTGAAAAGGAGTATTCATCCCACACATTCGGTGTGCGGAATTGGAGGGAAAGCTGATTTTCTTTTAAATGATCATTTAAAAGACGAGACACCTTGTGGCCCTTACTCTCCCTTTGCAAAATTGCCTTTAGTGAAGGGAAAGGTAATGTTTTTGGGGTGTGGGACTAGACCCAATACTTCCATGCATGCGGTGGAAGAAAAATTCATTCCACCCTATTTGTTTGGAGAAAAAATAGACCATGAACTTCAACTATCAAATGGTGAAACTTTGGTTAAAACCTACCAAAGGCATGGTTTTAAAGGGTTTGATCAACGTTATGATCGTTTATTTAATGTCCTTGAACCAAGAGATTATCGAATAGGCAAAGTATTGGAAGCGAAAAGTGTGGTTATGGAATCTTTGGCTATATGGGAGAAAGGGATCCTGTATTTAAAACAAGATCCTTTTTACTTTGTCGATAGGGCAAACTGA